The nucleotide window TTGTCTTTGTTGGCTTCACGCCATTTAGCGGTTAGCTTGCCCTCCATAGCCGCCTTTAGTACAGACTGCCGGTATTGCTTAAGCAGCGCCTTAGCCTTCTTAAGCGCCTCAACACCGGCATCAAGCTTAGTGAATAGCTGTTCTATCCTGGCAACTATGCGGTGTTGTTCTGGCAGAGGGGGGAGAGGGATTATTGATTTCTCTAAATACTGAAAATGTCTTGCATATCCTTTATCTGGAAGTTGAATAGATTGACAAAAATAATAAAACAATTTTGAGAAAAATACTTTTTGGGGTTCAATTACTTTTATGCCATCTGCACCTGCAGCAAAATCAAAATCTATGTATTTAAATATTTTTGTGTGATCGCCAAATACAATTACAGGGTTATCAATTAGTATTCTGTTTTTCTCGTTATTAGTATAACCCCCAATAAAGTATTGCCCTTGGTCTATAATAGGTATTTTGCCTTTATCATGATAATCGATATTTTTTAATTTAATCCCATTTGTAGATATTTTATTTATTACTTTTTTAAAGTCAATATATGCCCACCCTTTGGGTATCTTAATATCATTTTTCACGCTGCCAGCGCCTCATTAAGCTCTTCAATTAGTTTTGGCAGTTCCTCTCCAAATACCCTGTGTGCTTTTACAATTCCGCCTTTTTCATAGAATGGCACTAAATCAAAATCATCTATTTCCATAGTCAGGTTTGTAGTAATATGGTCTTTTATCATTGTCAGCCATTCAATTTGTTCGGTCGTATATTGCTTGCCGGCGATTTTCTGCTTATCCAGCCAATTAGCAAAAGCCTTATCCTCAATATCTGAAAACGGCTCAAGGGTTTGAATTTCCTCAGTTGCAAAGCGGACTAATGAAACGATGTCGGTTAGTATTTTATGAGCGTCTGGCTTTTTAGAAGTAACTTTATTAAGGCGCCGATAAGCCTGCCAGACATGTTTATATGTTATATCATAAGGCGGTTTTTTCATTTCATCAGCCAGCTGTTCAATCTGCTCGAAAGTAACTTTGCGCTGGCCGTAAGGTTTATTATAGAAAATCTGCAAGGCTATGAGTTCGTCTTTATTATCTTCAATGAATTTCTTGAAAGTATCGATATAAGTTTGGGATTTCAATTTCGCCTGAGAATCAAAACCTAACTCAATCACCGTATCTATGCCGGTAGTATCAATAATTTGCTCATTTTTTCGTTTTATTTCAATGATAGAATTTCTCAGCTTAGGGTTGTCAAATTGCTTGCAAGCCTCATCTTTTATCTGCTTGGAGGCATTTTTAACCTGCTCTTTATCAGGTCTGTCGGTTTTGAATAGCTCTTTGGCTTTTTTAATAATCTTTTCCGGATCGAGAGCATCCAAAAGTTTATTGATAAGCTCTTTTAACGGTTTACCCTCAGCATTCTTACTGATTTCATCTTGTTCTTTATCGCTGATTTTCCTGTTAAGCATAGCCAGCCGCCCCGCCAGTGATGAGATAGTATCATCGGTTCTATCGCCCATAGCGACTCCATTTAACAGTTTATCAAAGGCGATATGCCGTTTACGCTCTAAGGGTTTGGAATCGCTTTTATCGCTTTCGCATACGCCTATGGCATCGATTATAACAAAACGATCCTTGACTTTAGCGCCTGGCGTAACGGATTGCAATTCGGTTGGAGTAACAACTCTGGCGCCCCGACCCTTCATTTGCTCAAAATAGCCGGCTGACCTGATGTTTCTCATAAAAATAAGGCATTCAAGCGCCCTGATATCAGTTCCGGTCGAAATCATATCAACTGTAACTGCAATACGGGGATAGTAGGAATTGCGAAAACTGGCAATAAGGGTTTCCGGCTTTTCACCGGTTGTGCGGTAAGTAATCTTTCGGCAGAACTCATTTCCTTTACCGAAAACTTCTCTGGCTATATTGACTATATCTTCAGCATGAGAATCATCTTTGGCAAATATCAGGGTTTTGGGAACTTCCTGTCTGCCAGGGAAAATATCTATCGGTAGTTTATCTCTGAATGTTTTGAGAATTGTCCTTATCTGGTCGGGGACTACAACTTTTCTATCCAGCTCTTTTGAGGTGTATTCTAAATCCTCATCAAGCTGTTCCCAGAGGGTTTCTCTGGTTAGCTTATCGCGCCTGTCGATATAATAGCCGGCTTCAACCTTCCCGCCATGGCTGGTAATATTTGTTTTGATTCGATAGACCTCATAAGCAACATTAACGCCATCGGCAACCGCTCTTTCATGAGGATATTCCATAACCAGATTGCGATTGAAAAAGCCTATTGTTTGTTTTGAGGGTGTAGCAGTAAGCCCAATAATGAAAGCATCGAAATATTCCAGAACCTGTCGCCAAAGGTTGTAAATAGACCTATGGCATTCATCGGTTACGATAAAATCAAAGGTTTCAATCGGGATTTCGGGATTATAAGACACTTCAATTGGTTCAGCGCCAAATAGCGGCATTTCAAAAGTAGAATGTTCCTCATTATCGGTATCATATTCAGGATCGCCTTTAAGCATAGAATAAAACCGCTGTATGGTTGTAATACAGACTTTTGATACAGTATCGATTTTATTTGAGGTTAAAAGCTGGACATTATAAAGCGATGTGAATTTCCGGCCATCATCAGGAGTTGTGAATTGTTGAAACTCTTTAAATGTTTGCTTGCCCAAAGTTCGCCTATCGACAAGAAATAAGATTCTTTTAGCATTGGCAAATTTAATCAATCGATAGATAAAGCTGATTGCAGTATATGTTTTGCCGCCGCCTGATGCCATTTGTATAAGCGCTCTTGGATTATTGTTATAAAATGATTTTTCAAGCTGGGTGATAGCCTCAATCTGGCAATCTCTTAAGCCCTTTGTAATCAATTCGGGTATATTTTGCAGCTTTGCTCTAAGTGTGTCTCTTTGTTCAAGCAATTCCTGCAATGTTTCCGGCTTATGGAATGCGAATAATCTGCGGGAACGGGGGTAAGGGTCTCTTTGGTCGCGAAAGAATGTTTCTATGCCGGTGCTTTCATAAGCAAACGGGAGGGGGTTTTGATAAGCTGGGATATTATCCGGCAAGCCTATAAGATATTTATCAGATTGCACATCAACACCGCCCAGAGTAGCTCCTTCACGCTTAGCCTCAATCGCGCCAGCCGCTTTTCTATCGATAAATAGTAAGTAATCAGCTTCACCGGTTTTCAGTTGAAAATAGCGAACTGCGATGCCCAGAGATTCACCAAGATTGAGATTTTCGTAATCCTGAAGCTGCCAGCCGGCATCTAACAGCATTTTATCGATATT belongs to Candidatus Zixiibacteriota bacterium and includes:
- a CDS encoding DEAD/DEAH box helicase family protein: MKPEDKARQNIDKMLLDAGWQLQDYENLNLGESLGIAVRYFQLKTGEADYLLFIDRKAAGAIEAKREGATLGGVDVQSDKYLIGLPDNIPAYQNPLPFAYESTGIETFFRDQRDPYPRSRRLFAFHKPETLQELLEQRDTLRAKLQNIPELITKGLRDCQIEAITQLEKSFYNNNPRALIQMASGGGKTYTAISFIYRLIKFANAKRILFLVDRRTLGKQTFKEFQQFTTPDDGRKFTSLYNVQLLTSNKIDTVSKVCITTIQRFYSMLKGDPEYDTDNEEHSTFEMPLFGAEPIEVSYNPEIPIETFDFIVTDECHRSIYNLWRQVLEYFDAFIIGLTATPSKQTIGFFNRNLVMEYPHERAVADGVNVAYEVYRIKTNITSHGGKVEAGYYIDRRDKLTRETLWEQLDEDLEYTSKELDRKVVVPDQIRTILKTFRDKLPIDIFPGRQEVPKTLIFAKDDSHAEDIVNIAREVFGKGNEFCRKITYRTTGEKPETLIASFRNSYYPRIAVTVDMISTGTDIRALECLIFMRNIRSAGYFEQMKGRGARVVTPTELQSVTPGAKVKDRFVIIDAIGVCESDKSDSKPLERKRHIAFDKLLNGVAMGDRTDDTISSLAGRLAMLNRKISDKEQDEISKNAEGKPLKELINKLLDALDPEKIIKKAKELFKTDRPDKEQVKNASKQIKDEACKQFDNPKLRNSIIEIKRKNEQIIDTTGIDTVIELGFDSQAKLKSQTYIDTFKKFIEDNKDELIALQIFYNKPYGQRKVTFEQIEQLADEMKKPPYDITYKHVWQAYRRLNKVTSKKPDAHKILTDIVSLVRFATEEIQTLEPFSDIEDKAFANWLDKQKIAGKQYTTEQIEWLTMIKDHITTNLTMEIDDFDLVPFYEKGGIVKAHRVFGEELPKLIEELNEALAA